In Methanobacterium bryantii, the following proteins share a genomic window:
- a CDS encoding AAA family ATPase yields MESYSNEFKISLCNLLKARFPYLYIATWEEDRLLSIISSVIDDDSLIKTKRKLFTWKITTGLSTGESLTKKVIKDPIEVLDFIEKYEEPAIFVLIDFHIYFGRSGTAPDIHVIRKIRDVSSALKRSLNPKNVIFVSPSLILPDDLQKEITIVDFELPSFDEIISLIEEMIETNKRNNRITVDLDPHEKECLARASLGLTLEEAENAFARSMVEDGCLNIEDLDVVIEEKRQIIKKTEILEFISTDLEMSDVGGLENLKTWLKKRNKSWFDSAKRYGISAPRGVLITGVPGCGKSLIVKAISSMWQLPFLRLDIGKVFSGVVGSSEKNMREAIKIAETISPCILWIDEIEKAFGGIGGGDGGTSERVFGTFLTWMQEKTKPVFVAATANNIRLLPPEFLRKGRFDEIFFVDMPTHKERVNIFQIHIKKRLIDQNVVGDFELSDELLYHLADLTEGYSGSEIEQVVISALFDAFSEDRSINLHDFEKAIISTVPLSKTQEEEIMRIREWANVRAVAATSKEDSKGYQNETADMGGDVNITRGGRSIDV; encoded by the coding sequence ATGGAATCATATTCAAATGAGTTTAAAATATCTCTTTGTAATCTACTTAAAGCCAGATTTCCTTATTTGTATATAGCTACTTGGGAAGAAGATCGTTTATTATCTATAATAAGTTCAGTAATTGATGATGATTCTTTAATTAAAACAAAAAGGAAGTTATTCACATGGAAAATCACCACCGGACTTTCTACTGGTGAATCATTAACGAAAAAGGTAATAAAAGATCCAATAGAGGTTCTTGACTTTATTGAAAAGTATGAAGAGCCTGCTATATTTGTACTTATAGATTTCCATATTTATTTTGGTCGTTCAGGAACTGCTCCGGACATTCATGTTATTCGTAAGATTAGGGACGTATCCTCAGCTCTTAAAAGAAGTTTGAACCCTAAAAATGTCATTTTTGTATCTCCATCATTAATATTACCTGATGATCTACAGAAGGAAATAACTATTGTTGATTTTGAGCTTCCATCCTTTGATGAAATTATAAGTTTAATTGAAGAAATGATTGAAACAAATAAAAGAAATAACAGGATAACTGTAGATCTTGATCCACATGAAAAGGAATGCTTAGCAAGAGCATCCCTTGGTTTAACATTAGAAGAAGCTGAAAATGCATTTGCACGTTCTATGGTGGAAGATGGCTGTCTTAATATTGAAGATTTGGATGTGGTTATTGAAGAAAAACGTCAGATAATCAAAAAAACTGAAATTCTGGAATTTATCAGTACAGATCTTGAAATGAGTGACGTTGGGGGATTGGAAAATCTCAAAACATGGCTTAAAAAACGTAATAAATCGTGGTTTGATTCAGCAAAGCGTTACGGCATATCCGCACCAAGGGGAGTTTTAATTACGGGAGTTCCTGGCTGTGGTAAAAGTTTAATCGTGAAAGCTATTAGTTCTATGTGGCAGTTACCATTTTTACGCTTGGATATAGGTAAGGTGTTCAGTGGAGTTGTGGGCAGTAGTGAAAAGAATATGAGAGAAGCCATTAAAATTGCTGAAACTATATCTCCATGCATATTGTGGATTGACGAAATAGAAAAGGCTTTTGGGGGTATCGGCGGCGGTGATGGAGGAACATCCGAGAGAGTTTTTGGAACATTTCTTACGTGGATGCAGGAAAAAACTAAACCGGTTTTTGTCGCTGCTACTGCTAATAATATTCGATTACTTCCTCCTGAATTCCTCAGAAAAGGTAGGTTTGATGAAATATTTTTTGTAGATATGCCTACGCATAAAGAAAGAGTAAACATATTCCAAATTCATATCAAAAAACGTCTTATAGATCAGAATGTTGTAGGTGACTTTGAATTAAGTGATGAGTTGTTATATCATTTAGCTGATCTTACTGAAGGCTATTCGGGTTCAGAAATTGAACAGGTGGTTATATCTGCACTATTTGACGCGTTTTCAGAAGATAGGAGTATTAATTTGCATGATTTTGAAAAGGCGATTATTAGTACAGTTCCTCTTTCTAAAACACAGGAAGAAGAAATTATGAGGATCCGTGAATGGGCAAATGTACGTGCAGTTGCAGCTACATCTAAAGAAGATAGTAAAGGATATCAGAATGAAACCGCGGATATGGGTGGTGATGTAAATATCACCCGCGGTGGCCGAAGTATAGATGTTTAA
- a CDS encoding DUF2997 domain-containing protein gives MTKKIKIQIFPDGTIQTEIQGIKGKRCTEYIHILEELLEAEAVDSNYTPEFHETETVKITEKQEQRIRER, from the coding sequence ATGACCAAGAAAATTAAGATCCAGATTTTTCCAGACGGTACGATCCAAACAGAGATTCAGGGAATAAAAGGGAAAAGATGTACAGAATATATCCACATCCTGGAAGAACTTTTGGAAGCTGAGGCTGTTGATTCTAATTATACTCCTGAATTTCACGAAACTGAAACAGTGAAAATAACTGAAAAACAAGAACAGAGAATTAGGGAGCGGTAA
- a CDS encoding ComEA family DNA-binding protein, whose product MADTSKGTLWELTHSLWILWTLAFGFLSWVSFFYIGFRTKQRKWILWGLIYSSSAITAMLIGPTADYSIMVPEDSWIMDLQIFYFFGLWIISMIHALWVRNEYLLRLEAISEPIRDDEYLKRKYAMEYAYGNEEKSKFQNPFKRSSMNSGIKKEDVKDVEVQSKPVDINNDPEEVIADLPGVGPILAKKVVETRQSSPFKSVDEFGEILGLKPHIIERVRPLIVISGEFPDNEESETSTSGRLVDY is encoded by the coding sequence ATGGCTGATACATCAAAAGGTACATTATGGGAATTAACACATTCTTTATGGATTTTATGGACATTAGCATTTGGATTTTTGAGCTGGGTGTCATTTTTTTATATTGGATTTAGGACAAAGCAAAGAAAATGGATTTTATGGGGATTGATATACTCTAGCTCGGCTATAACAGCCATGTTAATAGGTCCAACAGCAGATTATTCAATAATGGTACCAGAAGATAGCTGGATCATGGATCTACAAATTTTTTATTTCTTTGGCTTATGGATAATTTCCATGATCCATGCATTATGGGTGCGTAATGAATATTTATTAAGGTTAGAAGCCATAAGTGAACCTATTAGAGATGATGAATATTTAAAAAGAAAATATGCCATGGAATATGCTTATGGAAATGAAGAAAAAAGTAAATTTCAAAATCCATTTAAAAGATCTTCAATGAACAGCGGGATTAAAAAAGAAGATGTAAAAGATGTAGAAGTACAGTCAAAACCTGTTGACATCAACAATGATCCTGAAGAAGTAATTGCTGATCTTCCTGGAGTTGGACCTATACTAGCCAAAAAGGTTGTTGAAACACGTCAATCAAGTCCATTTAAATCTGTAGATGAATTTGGTGAGATTTTAGGACTTAAACCTCATATAATTGAAAGAGTTAGGCCATTAATAGTTATTTCTGGTGAATTTCCAGATAATGAAGAATCAGAGACTTCAACATCAGGCCGTCTGGTGGATTATTAA
- a CDS encoding 4Fe-4S single cluster domain-containing protein, with the protein MFIRIRRFLPETKVEGPGNRACIWVQGCSIQCPDCAVPESWPTSGGEKVKVEELVQKILNIPNIEGITFSGGEPFDQAESLASLGHIVQEEGLSVVTFTGYTLENIQNSADPGWQDLLSVTDLLIDGPYISGGPDPTNLWVGSCNQRYHFLTSRYLHLKYGISDVSNRIEVRIQEDGSILVNGMTNFSKLEDIFKGIV; encoded by the coding sequence ATGTTTATAAGAATTCGAAGATTTTTACCTGAAACTAAAGTGGAAGGACCGGGAAATAGAGCGTGCATCTGGGTTCAAGGATGTTCTATTCAATGCCCTGATTGTGCAGTACCTGAATCATGGCCCACAAGCGGCGGAGAAAAGGTTAAAGTAGAAGAATTAGTCCAAAAAATTTTAAATATACCTAATATTGAAGGTATAACATTTAGTGGAGGGGAACCATTTGACCAGGCAGAATCTTTAGCTTCTTTGGGCCATATAGTTCAAGAAGAAGGGTTATCTGTAGTTACATTTACCGGGTACACTCTGGAAAATATCCAAAATTCCGCTGATCCTGGCTGGCAGGACTTGTTATCAGTCACTGACCTGCTAATTGATGGCCCATATATTTCAGGAGGGCCTGATCCAACTAATTTATGGGTAGGTTCATGTAATCAGAGGTATCATTTCCTTACTTCACGTTATCTTCATCTTAAATATGGAATATCAGATGTGTCTAACCGTATTGAAGTTAGAATTCAGGAAGATGGCAGCATATTGGTGAATGGAATGACTAATTTTTCTAAATTAGAAGATATCTTTAAGGGGATAGTCTAA
- a CDS encoding DUF2115 domain-containing protein — MVNKLENLDFTGKITVEELLLVLKKEASDISVTDIMTAYSYLVAEGKYVQGNYREEYLRAYVKGFILRLKEIKNNQNKFKDTVNTCELKEAVELLNEQEQMLLKIRSKESHFFKIYKIISIYTTFVLDEPIHIVGTPFPGGFKVKYENGTYFCPVKDKQNDNPGAVCGFCIAEQDEDV; from the coding sequence ATGGTAAACAAGCTGGAAAACCTTGATTTTACAGGCAAAATAACAGTAGAAGAACTCTTACTTGTTCTTAAAAAAGAAGCTTCAGATATCTCTGTAACAGATATTATGACTGCCTATTCTTATTTAGTAGCTGAAGGAAAATATGTGCAGGGAAATTACAGGGAAGAATATTTAAGGGCATATGTAAAAGGGTTTATTCTACGGTTAAAGGAAATAAAAAATAATCAAAATAAATTTAAAGACACTGTAAATACCTGCGAACTTAAAGAAGCAGTGGAACTCTTGAATGAACAGGAGCAGATGCTGCTTAAAATAAGGTCAAAAGAATCCCATTTTTTTAAGATATACAAAATTATATCTATCTACACCACATTTGTCCTTGATGAGCCAATACATATAGTCGGAACACCATTCCCCGGCGGGTTTAAAGTTAAATATGAAAATGGAACATATTTTTGCCCTGTAAAAGATAAACAAAATGATAATCCGGGAGCTGTTTGCGGATTCTGCATTGCCGAGCAGGACGAAGACGTGTGA
- a CDS encoding DEAD/DEAH box helicase, with amino-acid sequence MEKVDQKIRDIISDCYPKIKELNPAQKAVLDSGLLENKSNYIIAIPTASGKTLLGVIAALNTILNGGKVVYAAPLISIQNEKLAEFKKFEKFGINVGKHPKSSDLSVMVFESFDAITRFSWNNLREMDLLIIDEFHMIGEYSRGPTIECALTRSKIINPSLRIIALSATLKNMDELASWLDAEIVEHDYRPVPLYKDVLITEELGVKNKNDVVLKVLNESIEDSSQILVFVSTRRFTEALANFISGKVKKKIPRDKKLAFRAVAQKILDVPRKRGSRPTSVCLKLAECIENGIAFHHAGLFDKQREIIENEFRAGNLYMITATPSLMYGVNLPSKNVIIRDYTRWTSRGPQSIPVFDYEQMSGRAGRPGYDTEGYSYLVAKSMDEGYNLKDHYVYGEIELTSSKLIENKDAVFRQIIAQIASSLARTPQEITEFFSKTFYGHQMNCNDFFGALAVDTMEYEINSALEFLIQNGIIQLTPEGLKTTDFGNLIARSNYTVETAVRLKEYAKRASDLDVYQLIYDISRTPDMPKISFKSRKSKEPVMDKLNEYGIFACDISNDEATTAALLEWINERSEYGIENAFNVYAATTRRAAYEASRMVKFFKEICHVLDNYSYSSDLDKLSARLYYGVREDIIPLVVSVKRLGRKRARALVDAFGSDLSYVSEKELVKIEGIGPKTAESIMNKFGKDQFAKFKP; translated from the coding sequence ATGGAAAAAGTAGATCAGAAAATCAGAGATATAATCAGTGATTGCTATCCAAAGATTAAAGAACTAAATCCTGCGCAAAAAGCAGTTTTAGATTCAGGATTACTTGAAAATAAATCTAATTATATAATAGCAATTCCAACTGCAAGTGGAAAAACACTTCTTGGAGTAATTGCTGCATTAAATACAATTTTAAATGGTGGAAAGGTAGTATACGCCGCACCGCTTATATCCATACAGAATGAAAAACTGGCAGAATTCAAGAAGTTTGAAAAATTTGGCATAAATGTAGGGAAACACCCCAAATCTTCAGACCTCTCAGTTATGGTCTTTGAATCATTTGATGCTATCACCCGTTTTTCCTGGAACAATTTAAGAGAAATGGATCTTCTGATTATTGACGAGTTTCACATGATTGGTGAATACTCAAGGGGCCCCACAATTGAATGTGCACTGACACGATCAAAAATTATCAATCCATCCCTAAGGATCATTGCACTTTCAGCAACTCTCAAGAATATGGACGAGCTTGCAAGCTGGTTGGATGCAGAGATTGTGGAGCATGATTACAGGCCAGTTCCACTTTATAAGGATGTCCTCATAACTGAGGAGCTTGGGGTTAAAAATAAAAATGATGTTGTTTTAAAAGTTTTAAACGAATCCATTGAAGATTCATCTCAGATCCTTGTTTTTGTATCTACAAGACGGTTTACAGAAGCTCTTGCAAATTTTATCTCAGGTAAAGTGAAAAAGAAAATTCCAAGGGATAAAAAACTTGCATTTAGAGCCGTAGCTCAAAAAATACTGGACGTGCCAAGGAAAAGAGGGTCACGCCCAACTTCAGTGTGTTTAAAACTTGCAGAATGCATTGAAAATGGAATAGCATTCCACCACGCAGGCCTTTTTGACAAGCAGAGAGAAATAATTGAAAATGAGTTTAGAGCAGGAAATCTTTACATGATAACCGCTACTCCAAGTCTCATGTACGGAGTAAACCTCCCCTCTAAAAATGTTATAATAAGAGATTACACACGCTGGACATCAAGAGGTCCTCAAAGTATCCCTGTATTTGATTACGAGCAGATGTCAGGCCGTGCAGGTCGGCCAGGGTATGATACTGAAGGATATTCATATTTAGTAGCCAAAAGCATGGATGAAGGTTATAATTTAAAAGATCATTACGTATACGGAGAAATAGAGCTTACATCTTCTAAACTCATAGAAAATAAAGACGCTGTTTTCAGACAGATAATAGCACAGATAGCATCTTCACTTGCCAGAACCCCACAAGAAATAACTGAATTCTTCAGCAAAACGTTCTACGGCCATCAAATGAACTGCAATGATTTCTTTGGTGCCCTTGCAGTAGATACAATGGAATACGAAATAAACAGTGCACTTGAGTTCCTGATTCAAAATGGGATAATCCAGCTTACTCCTGAAGGGCTTAAAACAACTGATTTTGGAAATTTAATTGCAAGAAGCAATTATACTGTTGAAACTGCAGTGAGACTTAAAGAATACGCTAAAAGAGCTTCAGATCTTGATGTCTATCAACTTATCTATGATATTTCAAGGACTCCAGATATGCCCAAAATCTCATTTAAAAGCCGTAAAAGCAAGGAACCAGTAATGGACAAGCTGAATGAATATGGAATATTTGCCTGCGATATCAGCAACGATGAAGCTACAACTGCCGCCCTTTTAGAGTGGATAAATGAGAGAAGTGAGTATGGAATCGAAAATGCGTTTAATGTGTACGCTGCAACCACAAGAAGGGCTGCTTATGAAGCTTCCAGGATGGTTAAGTTCTTTAAAGAGATTTGTCATGTTTTAGATAATTATTCCTACTCCAGCGACCTCGATAAATTATCTGCACGTCTTTACTATGGAGTCCGCGAAGATATCATTCCACTTGTTGTAAGTGTTAAAAGGCTGGGGCGAAAACGTGCCCGTGCGCTTGTAGATGCGTTCGGAAGCGATTTAAGTTATGTATCAGAGAAAGAACTGGTTAAAATAGAAGGAATAGGGCCTAAAACTGCAGAGTCTATAATGAATAAGTTTGGTAAAGACCAGTTTGCAAAATTTAAACCCTAA
- a CDS encoding rhodanese-like domain-containing protein → MPRFQTITPKAAFKLMEEKGNEITILDIRPEDEFEKEHVPGAENLDYHGHHFQEKAEKLDKNKNYIIYCKSGARGEYFMGKMKESGFNEAYNILGGFVAWKISKLPLVGETE, encoded by the coding sequence ATGCCTCGATTTCAAACCATAACTCCGAAAGCAGCATTTAAATTAATGGAAGAGAAAGGTAATGAAATAACTATTCTGGATATCCGACCTGAGGATGAATTTGAAAAAGAACATGTCCCTGGAGCAGAAAATCTGGATTATCATGGACATCATTTCCAGGAAAAGGCAGAAAAGCTGGATAAAAATAAGAATTATATCATATATTGCAAAAGCGGTGCTAGAGGCGAATATTTTATGGGTAAAATGAAAGAATCTGGATTTAATGAAGCTTATAATATACTGGGAGGATTTGTGGCCTGGAAAATAAGTAAACTTCCCCTTGTAGGTGAAACAGAATAA
- a CDS encoding DUF5518 domain-containing protein: protein MVNWGAIVIGFVLSIILSWLFGGLFYGGNYFGLFIAGLIVGLMVGDGALNGAWNAAVAGAFGGIIAAILIVIGGTLFAGIAGLLAGAAVGLVVVIVAIIQSLVLMGIGGAIGGAIKG, encoded by the coding sequence ATGGTAAATTGGGGAGCAATAGTTATAGGATTTGTTCTATCCATAATATTGTCCTGGCTATTTGGTGGATTGTTCTATGGTGGAAATTACTTTGGATTGTTCATAGCTGGACTGATTGTTGGTTTGATGGTGGGAGATGGAGCCTTAAACGGCGCGTGGAACGCGGCTGTGGCAGGTGCATTTGGCGGAATAATCGCAGCCATACTGATTGTAATTGGAGGAACACTATTTGCAGGCATTGCAGGACTTTTAGCAGGCGCTGCAGTTGGATTAGTAGTTGTTATAGTTGCAATAATCCAGTCTCTAGTTCTTATGGGAATCGGCGGAGCTATAGGTGGAGCAATAAAAGGATAA
- the moaC gene encoding cyclic pyranopterin monophosphate synthase MoaC has product MEEKSFTHLSKKGVHMVEVSDKPVVKRTAVAQGKIYLNAETIQLIEKEEIKKGNVITTAQIAAIGAVKSTHHLIPLCHSLKITGVDVKFDVKPQFIQAEVSVTSLGKTGVEMEALTGTSVALLTVWDMVKSVEKDSEGQYPSTKISDIIVVKKEKKG; this is encoded by the coding sequence ATGGAAGAAAAATCATTTACACACCTTTCTAAAAAAGGTGTTCACATGGTAGAAGTATCAGATAAACCTGTTGTAAAACGAACTGCTGTAGCACAGGGTAAAATCTACTTAAATGCAGAAACAATTCAACTTATAGAAAAAGAAGAAATTAAAAAAGGTAATGTCATTACTACAGCCCAAATTGCAGCTATTGGGGCTGTGAAATCAACACACCACCTGATTCCTCTGTGCCATTCCCTTAAAATCACAGGTGTCGATGTAAAATTCGATGTAAAACCCCAATTTATACAGGCCGAAGTCAGTGTAACTTCCCTGGGAAAAACTGGTGTTGAAATGGAAGCTTTAACTGGTACAAGCGTGGCACTTTTAACAGTATGGGACATGGTAAAAAGTGTTGAAAAAGATTCTGAAGGCCAGTATCCTTCCACTAAAATTTCAGATATAATTGTAGTTAAAAAAGAGAAAAAAGGGTAA
- a CDS encoding glycosyltransferase family 4 protein → MKICMLGHFPPHLGGISSYSYLLSRELVNRGDKVCVLTYPHENISDIEGIPVFTAQTVNIKGIRGFLFSISATFKLLSMIRKYKIDLIHAHYVMPPGLIAVICSMFSGTKTAITIHGSDIFVLARKPLLKSMIKFILKRSDYVFVVSDSLKENVLKLGIEGLDDKLSITYNSVDVERFRPDQISTFKKEIHINPQKPVVLFVGNLVWQKGVEYLIRAKEFLNVDAEIVIVGDGPLLEELKGIVEFEKMEGITFTGARNDIENIMPSADVVVVPSVSESFGIVILEAMASGKPVVATKVGGIPEVVNKKIGILVNPEDPVGLAEAVNKILHDKELKENMGKNAREQVMKYSSIEIPY, encoded by the coding sequence ATGAAGATATGTATGTTAGGTCATTTTCCACCTCATTTAGGAGGTATTTCTTCATATAGCTATCTTTTATCCAGAGAACTGGTAAATCGAGGTGATAAAGTATGTGTACTCACATATCCCCATGAAAATATTTCTGATATTGAAGGCATTCCTGTTTTTACAGCCCAAACTGTAAACATTAAGGGTATACGAGGATTTTTATTTTCAATATCTGCCACTTTTAAGCTTTTGAGCATGATTAGAAAATATAAAATTGATCTTATACACGCCCATTATGTTATGCCTCCAGGATTAATAGCAGTTATTTGCAGTATGTTTTCAGGGACTAAAACAGCGATTACTATACACGGCTCAGATATATTTGTCCTGGCACGTAAACCCCTGTTAAAATCAATGATTAAATTTATTTTAAAAAGATCAGATTATGTATTCGTTGTAAGTGATTCGCTCAAAGAAAATGTCCTTAAGTTAGGCATCGAAGGGCTTGATGATAAACTATCAATCACCTACAATTCAGTAGATGTTGAAAGATTTAGACCAGATCAGATAAGTACATTTAAAAAAGAAATACATATAAACCCACAAAAGCCAGTTGTGCTTTTTGTTGGTAATTTAGTGTGGCAAAAGGGTGTTGAATATCTTATACGAGCAAAAGAATTCCTCAATGTAGACGCAGAAATAGTGATTGTTGGAGACGGACCCCTGCTTGAGGAACTCAAGGGCATTGTAGAATTCGAAAAAATGGAAGGAATTACTTTTACGGGAGCAAGGAATGATATTGAAAATATAATGCCTTCAGCAGATGTTGTAGTGGTGCCTTCGGTATCTGAAAGTTTTGGTATTGTGATTTTAGAGGCCATGGCATCTGGTAAACCAGTAGTTGCAACTAAAGTTGGAGGAATTCCAGAAGTTGTAAATAAAAAGATTGGAATACTTGTAAATCCCGAAGACCCTGTAGGACTTGCAGAAGCAGTTAATAAAATACTGCATGATAAAGAACTTAAAGAGAACATGGGAAAAAATGCAAGGGAACAGGTAATGAAATATTCAAGTATTGAAATTCCATATTGA
- the cbiD gene encoding cobalt-precorrin-5B (C(1))-methyltransferase CbiD, whose amino-acid sequence MKNNKNSSYGITTGSAATAAAVAALLTVNGNITPQIDIETPFGILKIDINCSRKISSNSGMACVVKMPYNDPDVTTNLKICADVKITEDSEIKIKGGEGVGKVTKPGLQIPVGEHAINPVPRQMIETNLQKMLPKGKGAEVIIFVPKGEEIAKRTMNSRLGITRGISILGTTGIARPMSSKAYKESLACQIDVAVAEGYEDLIFVPGNIGERLAVKILDAPKDKIVQMSNFVGYMLDKAEEKGISKIMLFGHAGKLIKIAAGIFNTKNSVADGRREIIAAYCGLLGADKKLIEAIFKSKTTEDMITILDKENMTFPIFELIGKSIKEKCQERYNIDFDIIIVTMNGRILNKQ is encoded by the coding sequence ATGAAAAATAATAAAAATTCCTCTTACGGGATTACAACAGGGAGCGCTGCAACTGCTGCTGCTGTTGCAGCACTTTTAACTGTAAATGGAAATATTACGCCACAGATAGATATTGAAACTCCTTTTGGAATACTTAAAATTGATATAAATTGTTCAAGAAAAATTAGTTCTAATTCTGGAATGGCATGTGTAGTTAAAATGCCATACAACGACCCTGATGTCACCACAAACCTTAAAATATGTGCTGACGTGAAGATAACTGAAGATAGTGAAATAAAAATTAAAGGCGGGGAAGGTGTTGGTAAAGTAACCAAACCAGGTTTACAGATCCCAGTTGGAGAACATGCTATAAATCCTGTTCCAAGACAAATGATAGAAACTAATCTCCAAAAGATGCTCCCTAAAGGAAAAGGGGCAGAAGTTATAATATTTGTCCCAAAAGGAGAAGAAATTGCAAAAAGAACCATGAATTCTCGTCTTGGTATAACCAGAGGTATTTCAATTCTTGGAACGACTGGTATCGCAAGGCCTATGTCTTCTAAAGCTTATAAAGAATCTTTAGCCTGCCAAATTGATGTTGCAGTGGCTGAAGGATATGAAGATCTTATCTTCGTGCCGGGTAACATTGGAGAACGCCTTGCAGTTAAAATTTTAGATGCTCCTAAAGACAAAATAGTCCAGATGAGTAATTTTGTAGGTTACATGTTAGACAAAGCTGAAGAAAAAGGCATCAGCAAAATTATGTTATTTGGACACGCAGGTAAACTCATTAAAATCGCTGCAGGTATTTTTAACACTAAAAATAGTGTTGCAGATGGAAGAAGAGAAATAATAGCAGCATACTGCGGACTTTTAGGTGCAGACAAAAAGCTAATAGAGGCTATTTTTAAATCTAAGACTACAGAAGACATGATAACTATTCTTGATAAAGAAAACATGACCTTCCCTATTTTTGAACTCATAGGTAAATCTATAAAAGAGAAATGTCAGGAAAGATATAACATAGATTTTGACATAATTATCGTTACAATGAACGGCAGGATTTTAAACAAACAATAA
- a CDS encoding MJ0307 family thioredoxin, whose translation MAVKVEVFTSPSCPYCPMAIEVVDAVKKEMQDDIEVEKIDIMQNREKAIEYGLMAVPAVAINGTVKFVGAPEKDELEKAIKEELQAS comes from the coding sequence ATGGCTGTTAAAGTAGAAGTATTTACATCTCCTTCATGCCCATACTGTCCTATGGCCATAGAAGTTGTTGACGCAGTAAAAAAAGAAATGCAAGACGATATAGAAGTTGAAAAAATTGATATAATGCAAAATCGTGAAAAAGCAATAGAATATGGTTTAATGGCAGTTCCAGCCGTTGCTATAAACGGTACTGTGAAATTTGTAGGAGCTCCTGAAAAAGACGAGCTAGAAAAAGCTATTAAAGAAGAATTACAAGCAAGCTAA